TCGTCAACACCAGTTGGCAGTAGTTGTGGTATAATCATTCACGCACATCACCAAAATCAAAACACAAATAACAGAATTATCAGTAAAAGGGTCCAAAGGGAAGCTACTGGACAAGCAATCTTTGCAAACAGATGAAGGAATCTCTCACACATGTGCACAATTTGTCAGCCAAAGGTAATTTGTTCCAAGAAAAGAGGTACACTACATTACCGCTATATCAATCAGCCACCATCTAAAAAAGTGTAAACGAAGATACCTAAAGAACAATTACTTACACAGCCCAGCTTAGCTTATGAAAGGCACCACATGTGTTGCATGTTTCCCTTGAATCCTACTAAGGGATCATATGAATACAATAGAAACTTTCCTCTAAAGATCTGCTAACCACTGATGTATTTTAAGATAAGAAAGTGATTTTTCAACATAATTTGTTAAGCCCAGTCCCATATGTTCTGAAAACATGAGAACTCATGTCACACAGTTGGGGCTGTGATAATGGAAAATGTTGATAAAATAGTTGTGGCTCCAAAGAGTCTAAACTGAAGCATATAAAAAATTGCAGTATTTGCTTCTGGCACCAATTATAAGACATGACATTGTTGGTGAAAAAAACAGTCAAAAAACTTTCAGCTCTGATCCAAGTTAACTTCACTCCTTGAGATTTCTAAACACTTGCTATGGCTTCACAATTGACTTGGGTGTAATAAGTTTCAGAGTTCGCCCATGACGTCTGAAAGATTCAGAGTTAACTTTCAACTCTGATTCAAATTCAGAGTTCAGAGTACAAAATTTACATCGAGCTTACTGTttacatgcatgcataactcattcAAATTGTTTATATCCAAGTGAAGATCCAGCATGTCTTAGCAAGAGGAAGCTCGGAGCCCAATGTATGAATTGATTAAAGAACCAGATGCTGCTAGTTATTCAACTTGTTATTTTTTTTCAGGTTGCCTCACTCAGTTGAGCTGATGAATCCGGTAGGCAGGCAACAGCAGCTTGTCAGCCACCATGTTACAATCTCTAGTACAATACTAGAAGGATTACTtaaaaaaaaaagggcaacctggtgcatgtagctcccgcttgcgcagggtccagggaagggtccgaccactttgggtctatagtacgcagcctttccctacatttctgtaagaggctgtttccaggacttgaacccatgacctcatggtcacaaggcagcagctttaccactgcgccaaggctccccttcactaGAAGGATTACTTAActtgcaaaagagagagagagagagagagagagagagagagagagagaaataggaGCTTCCCTGAATAAAAGCCGTGCCGTCATCAGGCCATACTTGTCACTAAAGCTTCAGGGCATCATCAACTAACCGAGCCTTCAGAACCATTCATATTACAGCAAAGCCATAGCCACCATGGTTCGTCTCGTCTCCTGGAAGAAGGAAAAAAACATCATCTACATCCAGTTTCAGCATATCTTCTCCCGAAAGAAAGAAAGCACCATCCACAATCAGTAAATAAGTATGAACTATTGCACGGCTACTTCTTGCTTGAGGAAAACTCCCTGTCCTCTCACTTGGTAAGTGACTTCATCAATCGATCCGTTTCCTCCACCTGCATTGAAATAATCTTGTTTCTATAATTACCACAAGCACCAGAAAATGGACACAACTGATCTTCAAATCACATATCTTCACCAGTATAGCATGGACCATCCCCTTTGCCTTACTGCAAAGATCTCATTTCGTCCAACTTCTATAACTTCAAATCAGGAACAAACAAATGTGGCACTATCCTCGCACAGCTTGGTTCTAAATTGAGGTACATAGCATGTCTACTGTTCCTACATTTGAAATTCCACAAGATTCTATGctatcttttccttttccttttccacAAGATTCTATGctatcttttccttttccttttctgacTTTCCAGCTAGAAATTTGCAGAAGATGGATGATACATAAGACCACTTTACTGTGTTAACAAAATATGCTAAGGGACAAAGATGCCCTCATTATCTAAAAAGGAAGTGCTAATATGGAATAAAATTAGCTAAAAGATATGGCAGAAGTTAACTTGATAATGGCATAACCTTTTCAGGTTACACAACATATGTTcccttattgtatgaaatgcactcTGCTTTTCATCATCATACTGTACAAGCATCGATTTGCTTCTCCCGTACAAATACCAGGGAACCTAAAATGTCTACATAGTGGTATACAAGTTTAACACGGTGTGGCAACTGGCCAACAACAAACCCAAAACTGTTTCCTGGGGAAAAAGAAGTGCAAGATTTTCATCTAAAGGAAAGTTTTGAGGCTTCAAATCATCTTCATGGCCAAAATGGGAACATTCTTTCATGGAAAGATAGGTTGAAGATACAGAGTGTGCAGAAATACTACTAATTGATACTTCAAAGCGCTTGCAGGATGCCCTGATCTCTCACTCTTAGTTACAATATGACATGATGAAGGACAAGTTGATAGCAGTGCTATGCTTTCTTCTCTACTGAATGACAAATGAACATACCAATTTTCATGTGAATCTGAATCTAGCTGGCACTTCCCCTCTGCAAGCTGCTGCATAGTCTTCAGCAAGGTGCGGTGCAGCTTCCTTGTGTGGGCATATGAACTTGTCCATGAATACCTTCGGAGTCAGCGCGACTGCAGAATAGTAATCCCGGTCGCGATGTAGCAATCTGTTTTCCTTGAGATACTTCATAACGTAGTACCGGGGCCTGAGCCGACCATCCAGGCTATAATTGAGCATTGCCGGCCGATGAGCAATGTACCCCGGTTCCAACCCCGCCTCGGAGATGAGGAACTCTGATAAGCGTTGCAGCCTCTCCTTAGAATAGGTCAGCACCATCGGATTATTGGGCAAAGCAATGCCCACCTCAGAATCTGACCACCTTAATGTCTTCTTCAAGTAATCCACTTTGGTGGCAATCTTCTCCTCGTCAGTGGATGCGACAGCCTGCAACGCTTTTCCTAACATCCCAGAGCCATGCGGCACACAGAGAGCTTTGGCGCATGCCACCATCGCCTGGAGGCGCTGCTGTTTGATTCTGAGGACCCTTGGCTCACGGATGCATAGCTTGGCAATGTCGCAATCATGTAGCCCGCACTCCCGCAGGAACGCGACATTGGGCTTGACCACCCTCTCGAGGTCAGAACCATGTAGCCAGAAGCCGCGTTTGAGCAGCCGGAGCAAGTTGTCCATGGACCCGAAGAGTGTCAGGTAATACTGTACAGCGGAGACGATGGATCTGCAGCGGAATTTGCCGGGGACGAACACGGCGATGCGCGCGACCTCAGAGCGCGAGAGGCCGAGGCCGGTGAGCCCGTCGACGACGGGGGCCAGGGTTCTCTCCACGCCGGCACAGAGTAACAGCGGGTCCTtggcgacggcggtggcgacgtCGGCGGCGGAGAGGCCGATGCCGGCGAGGACGGCGTCGGGCTTGGCGGGGGACTTGAGGTGGGAGAGCTTGGCGGAGGCCTTGAGGGCCTGGGCTGCGGTCAAGCCGCAGGCGGAGACGAGGTACTCCTCGGCGGCAAAGCCTGGGGAAGCTGCCGGAGAAATGCCGGAGGCGGCTGCGGCggagaggaggcggtggagaggagAGACATGGGAGGTGTAGGGAGAAGAGAGGAGCTGGGTGAGGTGCAGCTTCGGAGCCGAAGCATGGCGTggcggcggggaggcgccggcggcgagggGATGGCCAGTGACGGCGCGGCGCGGTTGGTGGCGAGAGACGGAGAGGGTAGTGAGGGTTTGGGGCTGGACTCTTGCGTCGTGCCTCTGATAATGGGCTAggatgggctgggctgggctgggctgggctggagCTAGGCTGCTTGCAAACAAAAGCCATCTTTCCCCTATAAAAAAACACGAGCCATCTAAAAAAACATGAGCACGTTCATCGAGTGGATAATGTCAATCAATTTTTTTGGCCTAACTTGTCACGCAAAATGATCACAAAACATGGAGATACTTAATTACTTACTATTATGTGTCCGGCGTACATTTCCATATGCAACAATTTTGAAGCGGCGCCCTTTATTTGTCGGTTCCTCCGTCATGTTTTTATATTATTACGTTTTCGGGCAAATTTAACTTGAGTAGATTTAGCGGAAGAGTAGTGTCCATTACTTTTACCGCTTGTGTCATCTTATAGTGTCATGTTCAATCTTTGGTCACGTGTGTAAAGTTCGGACCCGTCTTTCTGCAACCCCGCTAGTGTTGCTACTGCACTTGCTATTGCGGTGGAAACTAAAGGGGGTTGGATGGTCGCTCGTTCTGCAACCGCGACAAACCtgcaggcaagagttggagttTCCTATTGATTTTCCTTGCGGATGGGATTGTCTCACCATGGCCCCAGTCATCGTCCGCCCCACCAGCATCACCGACGAAAAAATATTAGCCGGCTAAGCCTTGAAACTCAAAAACGCAACCAAAGTGTGAAGCAGATATGCATTGTTCGGTTAGCAACGCTTGCATACGACACACCAGTCAGCCAAACAGTATGGAGGGTTTTCAATATAGTCCTACTCCCTAATTGCTAGATTATAATGCGTATAATTGTTGGTCAAAGTTAAATTttgtaaagtttgatcaagtttatatacaaatttaTCAACATGTAGAATACCATGCCATTAGACTCATGAAGAAATATATTTTTGTACATTATATATTTCGTATTTTGAATTCttgtatttttttctataaacatAGTAAaaatttacaaagtttgacttttgaCCAATAAAATTTTGTATGCACTATAATTTGGCAAGGAGTGagtagttttttttttcatttttccctcATCTGTCAAAAGCAATCAAGGTTTACCGGCTTCTAGAACTACCAACTGTTGATTTCGAGGAGTAGGCACCTCAAGTAATTCCTTGTGTGCTTGAGATATCTCTAAGCTAGAATATTTCCTTATTTTCTGCTACAACTTTTGAGTCGTGTATCAGGCAAGGTTTGTAATAAAAACAACATCATTAGCCATTTATAGGATTGTTAATTATTCAAGCCATATTTGTGCATAGTGTTTACTGATCATCAAAACAGTGTGAGTAAATACAAGGTAATCCAGTTTATGAAAATTGGAACAGATCCGTCTTCCAATTTTAGCCGGAGTTGGTGGGTCTAGGTTGAGAAAATGATCGGTAGAGAGGTGATGGTAGGTCGGATTGAGTTGAGGATTTCTTTTTGCCACATATTATACACAGTGTAACATGGAAGAATTATAGACCAGGTCTCTAAGGCAAGGTTTACAACATGGACAGAAATTTAGAAAAGAAGAGTGATAGATGGACAtactttgattttttttattttgactTGAGGTTTATCTTCATATATATGCTTATCGCAGATCATTTGGCTTTTAACAATTTAGATACATGTCGTTATAAAGCAATGGACAAGATCTGCATTCGATATCCAAAATGGCACATAATGAATGGATGGAGTTAGTAAGATCAAGATCCTAATCAGTGGCACTTGTATATAAAATGGAACGAACACAACAAAAGTTATTGAGACCATGACCCTAATGAGTACACTTACATATAAAATGGAAGACAACTAAAGTTACTGAGACCATGGTCCTAATGAGTGGCGCTTTCATATAAAACTAAGCATAACAAAAGTTAATCCTACACACAAATGACTTTACACTACATGTGTTGCCAATTAAGCCAGCCCCATACATGGTGACGGCTCTTCGATCAATTTGAGAACCCCTGACCCCAGGTAGGCAATGAGGCCATTTAATCAAACTGCTGATTAACTAACCCTTCTGTTTTCATGAAGTGGTTTCATTTTTTTTTTTCGAAGGAAAAATCAACAACGCAGCTATCGAGTAGGAAGCATGAGATCAATCGAGATTGAAAGATGATTGAGTAGGAAGCATGCTCGAGATCGAAACAAGGCATGAGACTCAAACATCCCTAAGCACTATTAGGTGTTTTTATTGTCGGGCTGTCTAATGATGGCATGAACTTAACTCTCTTGACGCAACACTACATCTACGGTCTTGTCCTTCGTCTTCCCCTGGAAGCGCACACGCTGTAAAAACATAAGAGCTTGAAGATAGCTAGATGCCCTGAGATAACAACCTACATAGCAAAATTATTTTGACGGTTCCATAAAGCCCAAAATGACCCTACGTGGGGTACATCTAAGCCCACACataatttttttttggaaaaggaggttaaactggcctctgcatcaatcggTGCATACgttcatctttattaattattcaacaaaGGACTAATAAGAACATACATCAAGCCACCCGAAGCTCATATGTGTAGGTGTTCTCACCCCATATCTAAAATCCGTGTCGTCGTTGATCCATCGACATAACGTATTGAAACCAACAGCCGGTGCAGCAAACCTAAAGCGcacaccacatgcacacgttttagaagcTGCCATCATCATCGGACCGCTGACCCGTCTTCAGGAGAGAGATCCACATCATCCTAGTCAGTCCAGACATCCgacgacgccaccacggcgcccaatggTGCCACCGACCTGAGCGCATCCATCCAGACGCGAAGACTCTGGTacatctgtcgtgcgtagcacctgtcggccaggcatgacttgacatctccatcgAAGCTCTGTGCAAGACTTAGCCGCTCCACCTCCTCCCTCTGTATTCCAGCGCCGCTCCGCaaatgatgctcccaagagagaaataACACTGCAGTACTGCCATCATCCGATCTGGATGACcggatcctagggtttcccccgaagtaGCATGAGTGAGTCGACAgaagttacacgacgatgcctcatcaaggtaacggcgcaaAATGCCgccatcggctcggttttcactAGCAACTCTTTCTCCCCAACTCGTAGCCGGGACTAGATGACGATCTGGAGATCCAACCATCCAGCCTCAGGCAGACCATCTCCGGCGAAGGAGGTGGCCACCACCACCACACCCAGGGTCGGAGCCTCGATCCCAGGAGCAGCATGCTGTTGACGGAACAGTACACGATGTGTGTGGCCCGCCGAAGCCCAACCGGGCCCAGATCGGATGCCCAAGCCGCTGCCGTCCCGTTGCCATATGCCACCGCCCCACATCACTGCCTTAGATCCGGCTGGCGCGGCCGCCGCGACCCTGACAGAAGTTTTGGCTGAGGCCCACACATAATAGTTGTTAATTCCGCAGAACGTTGTGGTTTCCACGGAAGATCAGAGATGTCCCAAACATAGCCCCACGTCAGTTTCGATGGCACACAAGTGAAGGAAATAC
Above is a window of Triticum aestivum cultivar Chinese Spring chromosome 6B, IWGSC CS RefSeq v2.1, whole genome shotgun sequence DNA encoding:
- the LOC123138634 gene encoding uncharacterized protein, which codes for MVRCAASWDKRWMVSGLVAAEEERKEPAAGERWLLFASSLAPAQPSPAQPILAHYQRHDARVQPQTLTTLSVSRHQPRRAVTGHPLAAGASPPPRHASAPKLHLTQLLSSPYTSHVSPLHRLLSAAAASGISPAASPGFAAEEYLVSACGLTAAQALKASAKLSHLKSPAKPDAVLAGIGLSAADVATAVAKDPLLLCAGVERTLAPVVDGLTGLGLSRSEVARIAVFVPGKFRCRSIVSAVQYYLTLFGSMDNLLRLLKRGFWLHGSDLERVVKPNVAFLRECGLHDCDIAKLCIREPRVLRIKQQRLQAMVACAKALCVPHGSGMLGKALQAVASTDEEKIATKVDYLKKTLRWSDSEVGIALPNNPMVLTYSKERLQRLSEFLISEAGLEPGYIAHRPAMLNYSLDGRLRPRYYVMKYLKENRLLHRDRDYYSAVALTPKVFMDKFICPHKEAAPHLAEDYAAACRGEVPARFRFT